One stretch of Anaerolineae bacterium DNA includes these proteins:
- a CDS encoding CBS domain-containing protein — translation MFVHHRMSSPAITVDPSLPVMDALHLMEEKDVRRLPVVDGRGRLVGIVSEKDVLRASPSPATTLSIFEVSYLLHRLTVGDIMTREVVTVREDTPLEEAARIMAQRHLGGLPVMREGKLIGMITETDLLLGFSEVLGAFEPGVRITVELPDEPGAVAEVSNRVKEMGGNIAALSLFRGADPRHGYLVARVQGVGAQDLVDRLSDGRAVVVDVREFDEVEKREERTSGNA, via the coding sequence ATGTTCGTTCACCATCGTATGAGCTCTCCCGCCATAACGGTGGACCCAAGCCTGCCCGTCATGGACGCCTTGCACTTGATGGAAGAGAAGGACGTGCGGCGGCTGCCCGTGGTGGATGGGCGGGGCAGGTTGGTCGGCATAGTGTCGGAGAAGGACGTGCTGCGGGCTTCGCCGTCGCCTGCCACCACGCTCAGCATCTTCGAGGTCTCGTACCTCCTCCACCGGCTCACCGTGGGCGACATCATGACCCGCGAGGTGGTAACCGTGCGCGAGGACACGCCGCTGGAGGAGGCAGCCCGCATCATGGCTCAGAGGCACCTTGGGGGTCTGCCGGTCATGCGCGAGGGTAAGCTGATCGGCATGATCACTGAGACCGACCTGCTGCTCGGATTCAGTGAAGTGCTGGGCGCCTTCGAGCCGGGAGTGCGGATCACGGTGGAACTCCCCGATGAGCCGGGAGCGGTGGCCGAAGTGTCGAACCGGGTCAAAGAAATGGGCGGCAATATCGCCGCTCTGTCGCTCTTCAGGGGTGCTGACCCTAGGCACGGGTACTTGGTTGCCCGGGTGCAAGGGGTCGGCGCCCAAGACCTGGTGGACCGGCTGAGCGACGGACGCGCCGTAGTGGTGGACGTCAGGGAGTTCGACGAGGTGGAGAAACGCGAAGAGCGGACGTCAGGTAATGCTTGA
- a CDS encoding AI-2E family transporter: MSRPWSDSTKRTVATGMALLLALALYQIRAIIPPLTIAIVIAYILTPIVDALERRTRVHRGLNVLLVDLLALAVLAIIPALAAPTLISQASQLDVDFDAVMENLVEDLASGLNAILGGRLDVDEVLARSQASLEGLLQPLISESVFFLLDVATGLLWAIFVFVVSFYLMRDWHRVTAYLRSVVPPGYAADYASLTAEIGRIWHAFFRGQVILSVVVGTVVAACMALVGVPNALVLGLLAGLLEVVPNVGPVIAATPAVLLALLQGSSWLPLPPLWFALLVAGIYVLIQQVENNYLVPRIIGGSVRLHPLVVLVGAIAGARMAGILGIFLAAPVLASARVLIGYVYAKLLDLDPFPIATGFERAEAEERPSHDWLGELRQRVRYLSEARKGRNAR; the protein is encoded by the coding sequence GTGTCCAGACCCTGGAGCGACAGCACCAAGCGGACAGTGGCAACTGGGATGGCGTTGCTGCTGGCCCTGGCGTTGTACCAGATTCGCGCCATCATCCCACCCCTCACCATTGCCATAGTGATCGCGTATATCCTGACTCCAATCGTGGATGCCTTGGAGCGGCGGACGCGCGTGCACCGTGGGCTCAATGTGCTCCTCGTGGACCTGCTGGCGTTGGCGGTGCTGGCCATCATCCCGGCGCTAGCTGCTCCTACGCTGATATCGCAGGCCAGCCAGCTAGATGTGGACTTCGATGCCGTGATGGAGAACCTGGTGGAGGACCTGGCCAGCGGGCTGAACGCCATACTCGGGGGCCGGCTTGACGTAGATGAGGTGCTGGCACGCAGTCAGGCTTCGCTCGAAGGGTTGCTCCAACCGCTCATCTCGGAGAGTGTCTTCTTCCTCCTGGATGTGGCCACCGGCCTGCTATGGGCCATATTCGTGTTCGTGGTGTCCTTCTACCTTATGCGCGATTGGCATCGCGTCACGGCCTACTTGCGGAGTGTGGTGCCGCCCGGGTACGCCGCGGATTATGCTAGCCTCACGGCCGAGATCGGGCGTATCTGGCACGCGTTCTTCCGGGGGCAAGTGATCCTAAGCGTGGTAGTGGGAACCGTCGTGGCCGCGTGCATGGCCCTGGTGGGGGTACCGAACGCGCTGGTGCTGGGGCTGCTGGCAGGGCTGCTGGAGGTGGTGCCCAATGTGGGGCCCGTCATAGCGGCCACACCGGCAGTGCTGCTGGCTCTGCTTCAGGGCTCCTCGTGGCTTCCTCTGCCACCACTCTGGTTTGCGCTGCTGGTGGCGGGCATCTACGTGCTCATTCAGCAGGTGGAGAACAATTACCTGGTGCCCCGCATCATAGGAGGGAGCGTCAGGCTACACCCGCTGGTGGTGCTGGTGGGGGCGATCGCCGGGGCGCGGATGGCGGGCATCCTGGGCATCTTCCTGGCTGCGCCCGTCCTGGCTTCGGCCAGGGTTCTGATCGGCTACGTCTATGCCAAGCTGCTCGATCTCGACCCCTTCCCCATCGCCACCGGGTTCGAGCGAGCGGAGGCGGAGGAGAGGCCGAGCCATGACTGGCTGGGGGAACTGCGGCAGCGAGTACGCTATCTATCGGAGGCGAGAAAGGGGCGGAACGCGCGGTGA